The Lolium perenne isolate Kyuss_39 chromosome 6, Kyuss_2.0, whole genome shotgun sequence genome segment AGTGGAATCTATGGTCACTTCCATCTGCTCTCAGCTGGTTTTCTTTTCTTATTACTGTACTTTAGAGCATGCATCATACACAAGCACTTTAAAAGATTCCCAGAACAGCAAAACAATGTGTAACTCATGCCTACAATTCTATAAAAATACAAATTCAATAGATCCTCTTATTTGTCAGTCAAATAATTGAATCTATTGGTGATGAAGGTAGTGGTTTGTGATTGACATCCCTGTGATACATAGATGTACATGTTTAAGAATTAtaactaaataaataaataactcgTGTCAAATGAAGAGATAAATATAGAAGTTTGTGTCAATTCTGAAATTCTATACAATGGTTATTTGTTAGATTATTTGCTTGTCTTGTCGTGATGAAGTGGTATGTGTTGCAATGGTAGGTGAATTAGCACCTAGCTTAGTTGTTCTTTATTGAGCCGAGAGCGGGTATGTAGGCAGGTAGGTGCATAGCTAAAGATGGCGGGCAATGAAAAGACCTGCAATGCTACGACGGGCGGGCCACAcggaagcaagcacaagcaaaagTCGTAAGCAACACAAGCACAAGGAAGCAAAAGCAAGCACAAGTACCTACTCCTTGTTAACTGAATTTGTTGCAAGCAAGCAGTGGAAACAAGCTACTGAAATTTCTACCTATTGACCAAGCATTCAACTGATGTATATGACTTGCACTTTTGTTCAGAAACATGCATAAGTAAACAGTTACATGCATAAGTAACCTGGAATTGTTTGTTTCTTTCTGTGCCGTGCGTGAGGATGCAACTTGAAAAATAAACAAGAAGTGCATGTTCTGACAACATTAGCAATTCACTGGCATCTTTAACTTAATATGGAACAACACTGCATTTTATTTACTGTAGAGTGACACGTTCATAACAAATAAAATATTGTACTGACAGACTGCATGAGACATCACCGGTAAAGAAACTTAGAGTAGTGCAGATTACCATGCATCTCATGGCTGAATTGGTACTCCGGTGCACATTATCATCCTCTTCTACACAAACAACTTCTTTCTGAACTGAACCGAGTCCAACATCGCTGCTTGTTTCACTGCCTGCGAAAAGATATTGACCAAATTAGGAGTAATCGAATTGTAGATATTCAGGAGCTTGTGAGCAAAGAGGCAAGAATAGGCACACTCCTTGCAAAAAAAAACTTGAGTAGCAAAATTCATTACATCTCAGAGATTCTTATAATTGACATAACATAGTAGGAGTAATAAGCAAAATTTGACATCAAATTATTCAGAAAGATGACAGTAAGGTCATGGAGTACTAATCAAATTATTCACCATAGTTGATCAAACAGGCAATCTGTGCAACTGTATATACTGCAGTCAGTTTCACTAGTAAAGAAGGAAAAGGAGATTCTTCGCAAAATCAATTACTCATTAACTGCAACAATGCAATACAAGCGATCCAGTTCATTTGCAAGACAAGTACACAAGCTATGCCATGACAAGAAGTACAAAGTGAAGAATGAATAGGCTGCACATAACTCATTAACTATGTGTAGAAGATTATGTTATTCATTTATTACTAAACTTGCAATTAATTAGTATACTTTCCTGAACAAAAAAGTGAATTTATATAGCACGTACCTCGCCGCGATACCAAGGGAGGCCCTGGTCACCAAATCAAGCCATATCACAAACACCTGTTCTAAATGAACATCAGATGATGCCACATTCACTTAGTTGCTCCGAGTGACTTAAAGCAAGCACTACTAACAAAACAGTTAACAGCTGCAGATTCTGCATGGTTGCTTACAGCATATGGGACACCATACAGTTTGAGCACCGGCATCGGTCCGAACACATACACCATTGCGATGAGGAGCGCAATCACCGTGAACCAACAAGTGGTCAAGATGATCACATCACGCCTCTCGTTGGGGGTGAACAGATCGCTGCTCGGGTTGAACTGCGAGCTGTTCTTTCCGGGGCTTCTGTACCACTGCAAACATTAAAGCATTGGAGAAGTCAGATTGAGTGCAGTTTTCAGTTGAGACTTGAGGATTCAGAGCACAATGATTCTTACAAGGTAGACAGGGAAAGCCAGGAGCAGGTATGGTAGTGAGAACCGTAGCTTCTTGGTGCTTGGCTCAAGCTCCTTGTACACATTCTCGGTGATCTGCATCCAAAAGGGTACATCAGCTGTAAGTAATTAAGCATGGTTATTGATTTAAGGATATGATCCATATTTGTTGAAATTGCAATTCATTCCAGTGTACAGTTAATCTCAAGGGTTCTATTGCCATCACAAGTTCACAACAACTAAAGCAAGTAGCTGAAAAGGGCAAGGGCAGCCTAATGATAATGACAACCATCGTTGTTGATCATCCAGTTCAGGGAAGAAGGGCTTACTGGTCGAGGTGGTGGCAGTCGTCGTCGTGCTGGTCGGAGAAGTTGAAGTTGACGGCGGCCCGGTGCTCCGAGGCGCAGGCAGCGTCCTCCCGCTACTCTGGTGCTGTAGGAGCCGTCCTGCAATCTTCCCCGCAATCTGCCTGCCTCTCCAAGCCACCGGGAAGAAGATCCAGCACTGATGCAACTGTCGAGCACCGCCGCTGCAGATCTGGCCTCTCCAGATCGAGCGCCTCCAGCACGGGAAGGTCCCTCCCCACCGCGAC includes the following:
- the LOC127308105 gene encoding uncharacterized protein isoform X2 gives rise to the protein MARIVAAPPWSKLAFFMSSICGERRWPMRRGGEGPSRAGGARSGEARSAAAVLDSCISAGSSSRWLGEAGRLRGRLQDGSYSTRVAGGRCLRLGAPGRRQLQLLRPARRRLPPPRPITENVYKELEPSTKKLRFSLPYLLLAFPVYLWYRSPGKNSSQFNPSSDLFTPNERRDVIILTTCWFTVIALLIAMVYVFGPMPVLKLYGVPYAVFVIWLDLVTRASLGIAARQ
- the LOC127308105 gene encoding uncharacterized protein isoform X3; its protein translation is MARIVAAPPWSKLAFFMSSICGERRWPMRRGGEGPSRAGGARSGEARSAAAVLDSCISAGSSSRWLGEAGRLRGRLQDGSYSTRVAGGRCLRLGAPGRRQLQLLRPARRRLPPPRPITENVYKELEPSTKKLRFSLPYLLLAFPVYLWYRSPGKNSSQFNPSSDLFTPNERRDVIILTTCWFTVIALLIAMVYVFGPMPVLKLYGVPYANRCL